A window of the Eleutherodactylus coqui strain aEleCoq1 chromosome 8, aEleCoq1.hap1, whole genome shotgun sequence genome harbors these coding sequences:
- the TMEM41A gene encoding transmembrane protein 41A, whose translation MRSLAGFFLVFGCATFYLYVLSTRLRPGRGQEAERALVFPSDLDELRELADFLQDYKREHQSYVTLLFCSAYLYKQSFAIPGSSFLNLLAGALFGPWTGLFLCCTLTSLGATFCYLLSQAFGKQILIMYFPEKVSMMQNKIDENRSGLFFFLLFLRLFPMTPNWFLNLSSPILNIPVGQFFFSVLIGLLPYNFICVQTGSILSKIKSLDDMFSWGTLLKLLAIALVALIPGTLVKRFSHHEMGLEEKEYMMNGKKST comes from the exons ATGCGCTCTCTTGCCGGGTTCTTCTTGGTGTTTGGCTGCGCCACGTTCTACCTGTATGTCCTGAGCACCCGCCTGCGTCCGGGCCGAGGGCAAGAAGCTGAAAG GGCTTTGGTGTTTCCTTCAGATCTGGATGAACTCCGTGAGTTGGCTGACTTCTTGCAGGACTATAAGagggagcaccagtcatatgtcACCCTCCTGTTCTGTAGTGCCTACTTGTATAAGCAAAGCTTTGCCATCCCAGGATCCAGCTTTCTG AACCTGCTAGCTGGAGCATTGTTTGGCCCATGGACAGGCCTGTTTCTTTGCTGCACATTGACGTCCCTGGGTGCCACATTCTGTTACTTGCTCTCTCAAGCATTTGGCAAGCAGATTTTAATTATGTATTTCCCTGAGAAGGTCTCAATGATGCAGAATAAG ATTGACGAAAACCGTAGCGGCCTgttcttctttctcctttttctgcGTCTGTTCCCAATGACACCCAACTGGTTCCTGAACCTCTCTTCACCCATTCTGAACATCCCAGTGGGACAGTTTTTCTTCTCGGTCCTCATTG GTCTCCTGCCCTACAACTTCATCTGTGTCCAGACGGGATCCATTCTATCAAAAATCAAATCTCTAGATGACATGTTTTCTTGGGGAACACTACTGAAGTTACTGGCAATAGCGCTCGTTGCCTTAATCCCTGGCACCCTTGTCAAGAGGTTCAGCCACCACGAGATGGGACTAGAAGAGAAGGAATACATGATGAATGGCAAAAAGTCCACGTGA